catCTAAAacaccaacagtaaaatatggccTCTTCTTTAACACTGGTGCAAAGGCAACCTTGGGGTCATTCTGACCCTTAATGACCTGTACTCCCCTTAccattgtactgtaaataacatTATAGAAAGGATTCATTATAACATTGTGCAATTCATACTGCCACCGCCAGATGGCAGTACttgattaatatttattactcgGTACTGTAGAAAAAGTGACAAATATCAGCTGTTTTTGAAAGCTTgctgacaaaaataaaacaagaaatgaAAAGTCTCACAAACCAAGGCAATGAACTCAAAGCCAAAGCAGTTATTTGTCCAAACGGTTGAATAGACTGAGCACActatattatttctaaacactGCCCACAACAGCAGTTTGCAAGTGGAACTCAAGATCTGACCTGTGGGGAAGATTATGCAACTTTCACAAAATCAACCCTGTATTCAAAAGAGTTCATAAATATGGCTTAAAGGTGGTAGCAAATGTTAGGCATATGATCAGTAAGTACTTGCAAGTGTCCTTTGGGGCAGTTTCGGTGAAGTAGAGGTAGTGGCCCAAATAAGACCAGAAACTTTTCAAATTCCCCTGTAGAGTGCTTCTGTTTGGTTAACTTCAGTCATTGGTATCAGTACTGTGATAATAAATGTGACCCATCACagcaaattattatttgatGTATTAAGTCACATTTTTGATGATTTGAGTTATATTTACAGATTCATGGTTCAATAAGTTCCATTTTAATAccaagtttattactgtatcatgtGTGGTTCCAGAGGTATTTCCACTACAAGTTCGTTTATGAGAAGGCCTTATGACTCTCAGCTAAAATCCTATTTTTGgaatatgtatttaatatatcAACAAATGTGATGTAGTAGGAAAGAGGGAACCCTCATCCTCATTTTGACATCACGCTTTTCCTGCAACCCATAAAAATATCTTCGCCAGcaaaaaatgcatgtttttctatCACAAGTTCGAGTATCCAGCTTGGATactgtgctttaaaacaatatttagtaTTAATACTTTCTCAGTTGCATTGAACTGTCAGGAAGGTGAGGAACGCATCAACAGAATTTTGCCAAAATTGAAAATTTGACACATTTAACCTTCTGAACTGGCGACAGTACAAAACTAACCTGACTTGATATAACAGGTCTTACATTAGCCTTAAATTGCCATAAAATATAGGCTAGCACAAGAATTGGGTCAGAGTATTCACATAATGCACTTAAAACTTTAGGAGACGAACTGCTACCCTAACATTATATAGAATTGGCTTACCAGGGGCTGTCTTCCCACCAAGGACCAGTTTGGCTGGAAGGCTGTTGGTCTTTTGCTTGTGAATGGGGTTGATGCTGGGACGCAGGCTTTGGGTTTGTCTTTGCTTGCGAAGCTCTTCCTCCCGTTCCTGGGCAGCCCGGATCTCTTCCTCAATCATGGACAGAGTCCTCTGCTTACGTGAGCGCAATTTGAAAGGCCCTGAGGTGACTTCTGCGCCTTGTGCAGAAGTCACAGATGCTGTGCTTCGGAGCTCCGCTGCTTCCGAGTATTTACTAAAATAGCTAAACTCAGGCTTCTCACTTGGTGGGGGAGACGGACTTGGGGGCCTGTAAGCGTTCACTGTTATAAGTGAAGTTGCTTGGGCCGTAGGCACCTGTACAGTAATTGAAGGAGTTGTAGTTTTCTTCTCTTCCACAGGGGATAGCTCAGTATCAAGTGGCATATAAGGACATTTCTCTTCAGGTGCTGCTGGTAAAGGTTCTGAAGTCTCTTCTAATCTCCCTGAGATTGGGGAGGATTGCTGCACAGCCTGAAGTGGTTCCCATTTGTTTGTCTGATGTGCAATAGCTTGCTGAATGGCATTTTGGACCAAGATACCTGCATGGTATTCAAGCTCCTCCTCTGTTAAACTGTCTGTCTGGTAGGAGCAACTTGGTGATTTGGTGCTGCCCTCCAGCTTCCCATTGATAGGTGTTGTGGCCACTGGAGTAGAAGGGAAAGAGCAGTCACCAAGGGAGTTCTCCAAGAAGGCGCTCATGATCTCATTGGAGGCACCACTGTCACTTATGTTATCCATGCTAAGATCATTGGATAAGGTCTCAAACATAGTGGTATCCTGAGATCTAAGTGATAGGTCATCCAATCCAGAATCTATCTCCTCTGGGTGAAATGAACTATTAATGGATCTCTGGTGCATTTCAGTGTCTTCATCCTTAAGGATGGTCATTACTGCTCGGGCACAGGTAAAGTCATCGTTTTTCACTTCAGTGTTAGACATACTGTCCCTGCTTTGTATGGGAGAATCTTCAGAACTACAAAACACCCTTTCAATTTTCACATGGCTTATATCACTCCCATCATCCACGGTGACTCTACCATGGCTGGTGACTGTAATAGAGCTACCAATATCGGAGGTCCTGAAAAACGGTTTGGCAGAGTATATCTGGGGAGACACACTTCTTTTTGTTGCTGGCGGTTGCTTAGTGTGCTCCATCTGAAGGAACTGTTTGCGGGCTGCAGCAAAATCAATGCCCTGAACCACAATGTCCTCCTTATTTCCCATTTCAGGTTGGGCAAAGGAGACAGTTTGTTTAGGGGATTGTTGTGGTACTCGGTTTGTTTCAGGTTTCCTTTGCTTCCTTTCTTCATATTTGCGTAGTGACTCTAATTTATCTGGTTCCAGCTCCTCCTCCAAGGTCTTTTCCTGTGGTGGGTTCCACCACTTTGCTGCAATTCCAGTATTTTTCTTGACTGCTTGATCACGAATGAGCTCCAAGCGCTCTCTCTCCAGCTCTGCAATCTCTTCGGAAGGCCTGACCTTTTTCACCcttatttctttctctgtcgGCGGGTCAAAAAGCTTGGCTGGCTTCTTCTCTTCATAGAAAGGACGAAGCTCAAATCGGGCCTCGTTCTTTATCCTTTCATTATTAGGTGACCTATTGTAGTCATCGGTTATTATTCCTGCATGACCATTTGGTTTAGAACTGTTCAGATTGTCTTCAACATAGATAGTCTGTTGTTTTCCCTCTACGAAAACCTCATGGCTTACTGACGATGATGTGTCAGGAACATGAACAGATGGCCCATTTCCATCAACATAAATTGCTTGGAGCACTGGGGAACAAGTTCCATTTGAAGTCATCTCAGCTCCGGTGTCACAACAGTTGGCCTCAATTACCTCATCAAGATAGCGTATTTCTTGGGCAACTTCTCCCTCGTCAAGCACTTCTTCTTTGTGTTTCACGCCATTCTCGCCATTTGTTGCATGGTTAAGTTGGCTTTTGCTTTGTACCTCAACCTCCATGTCAATTTCACCTTCACTTATAACACTGACTGGGTCGAAGAAACTGACACTCTTTAAGCTCTTCTCAGAGGTCCTTCTGGTCTTTAGTTCAGAGTCATGCTCTGTTAGGCTGCAGGATGtctgaaaacaaacagaaaccaAAAATGATCTCAGTTCACTTGTTTTTAACTTCTTATATTCGTAATAGAGCCACAATTTGTGGAACAAAAACTGAAGCTCTGCTTTATGGTTCTCATGTTTATGTAATCTGCGCACAGAACAGAGCTGAAAGAAAGCACTGCTTCAGACCATCATGCATAATAGAGGAATACAACATGATAAGATGTGAAGGATAATGGGTTTGAATGGGTTTGTTGAACTCTGACCCAGGCAATTTGATCTTAGGTATAAATTATTTAAGAGTAAACCTTTTACAATCCAAAGTAATGACAATCGAATCATAGGATACCACATACTGTGAAGTATAATGTAGGAGAAACCCATTCTACTGAAATTGCAAAATACTCAGTCCTTTTTATAAAATGAACGCCATAGTTTAAAACGGCAGTGCTTACCAGATACCCAGTGTTCCAATTAATGCAATGTactgcattttttcttttcagtatattatattattgcaTGGTCAGACTTGTTACCAGATGAAAATTTCCATTATTAATTATCCTGAGTaaagaattaattttaataggAAACTTCTAAAGGATATTTTGTCTGGCCCAAATCCCTTTCTGCTCCAGATGGTATCATTTAATGGGCAAACAGTAAATAATTCACTGAAAACGAGGCATTGATTTTAGGTCAGCTGAGACTTCTTTGTTGACAGGGGACTAATAGAGAGATAAAACCTCCTAGGGGTCTGAGGAGCCGAGTAAAGTGGTGTctctgatgtgtgagatatagAAGGGTGTCACAAGGATCCTAAAGCCCATCAGTCCTCCAGGGAACATACCAGAGTGTGAGCTCATCACAATTTTAAATGGTGGTCTTTTAACCACATAAGCCAGACTGTTTTTGATGTCAGAATATTAAAGTATGCGCATTAAATATGGTACACAAAATACTAGATTAAATAGAATAGataagaggtaaaaaaaaaaaaaagaggtgtaCTAGGTATGTATGGATAGTACTCTCTTAAtgattactgtatgtgcaaaatCGGGGAGCATATTAAGGGGATATATAGCAATTAAAATTGACAGTAGTGCAAAAAGTGAGTAATGCAAGACTGATGTGATGAAAATCAATGCAGATTAGAGTACTGCTAAATGCATGATGCACTTACATTTTCTATACATTTGTCAAACTTttctaaatgaaaatatttttctccTATCGGCAGAACTTTACTTTAAAGTCGCATCATTTTAAAACCTGCCTTCAAAGAAGCATCACAAATATTTTATAAGTGAATATCTGATTACAAATGGGACATGTTAACCTTATTTTGccattgtacatactgtatctatcCAGCAACTAGATCAAATCCTGACATTGACTGTGCAAAGAAATGACACTTAGCTAGCAAGGTTTTAGTCACCTTCAGACAGAGTGACCTTGTTTTTTCAGACCACTGCTCTAATTTTTACACAATCCATATAGTGTGGCAGGGTGCTTGTTAGCTCCTAGCATGCCTCATGCTAAAACACTGCACAGGGCTGTAAATTTCACAGACAAGTCcaattttaaagacatttacaaTGTAGAACATTACTGACTTTACATACGTCAGTGCACACCAACAACAGGATTAGTCAACAATAGAAATTCAATAGCTCAGCAATTATGTTTTACTCGTAGGTGTGTATGCCTGAGCAGGTTCAATTGTTCCCTGTTGGTTAACGGTTAGTGTTTGTGAAAGGCTTCTCTTCTGTAAATAACACAGGTGCTGTTGAACACACCTCATAGAGATAACAAGCAGTGAGAAAGTGTCATGTCGCACCGGTGTCAAGACCAGACATCGCTTAAGTGTTCTGTTCACTATGATTTGCTGAGCACAAAAAGGGAAGTTCATAACACAGAAATGAGAGAAGGTTTTATGTGGCACATATACTTTACAACAtggtaaaaatattttcttctcCTGTCCAAGCTTGTTAGCAAACTGGGGCCAAAAcccagggtcagccatgatacagcgctcCTAGAGTTAAGAGGATTAAGCTTCcagcagtggcagcttggttGTGCTTGCACTTGAACCCCAACCTTctaatcagtaacccagtaaacCAACCATAAGGCGAATACACAATACTGTAAAAAGGTAACTGGGTTTTTTAGTAtaagattgtttaaaaaaattttattacctTGTTATTGAGTcgcacaaaaacatttctgccaTCAGCCATTTTTTCCACCGCAAAATTAAAAGtcacagaaaaatatttgcatgccagaaaagaaagcagccaTCGTACATAAGCGaccactttttaaaagaaaacaatatgGAAGCTGCTGGATTTTGCATGCAAAATAGAAGCAGGTACAACAGTCAAAGTCCTGGGAAGTGGAGGACTGGGTGGTCCTCAGAAGTCCTCCTGGGTGGTTTTGCAGGATGCTCAGAAAAACTTAGTAGCTAATTTCTTTATGAattgcacaaattgtacctgaaAGTTAAAGGATCCTCAAAGCATTGCTACACCAAATACTGAATTTGTTTCATATATTACTGTTCAAtctgcttattttatttcttttttttttgaggcatGCTTTCGCTGCAGCATTACCTAGAAGTTTCAGTCTGACTGAAAaagctacttggatgagtaggtagtgaaacatacagtatctccCTAATAAGAAAGAAGTCCTGTTGACTTAGACAAGTTGGTATTTGTCTCTTAAAGTTCCCTGGAGAAAAGGAATATACATCTCTATCAGCAGACCTATACTAATTTTGGATATTGACTTACCCCATACGGTTTGGTCAAACATTCCGAAGTGCTTTTTTTAGAATGTTAATTTGATTAGGAGCTACATTCTCATACATCCAGGAATTGAAATCATTCCAGTTTCAACACTTATTCCCGGGACTATGTTGTAAACTAATATCTGCAAAAATAAAGCAATGTTTTGTATTGGGTAAGTTCTGCAGTTCTCTCCATAGAACATTTTCACTGCATTTAACACAAAACACATCTGGACCAGACCATTTCTGCTTCAGTTTAACCGAAACAAGTAATACTAATGAAACGCTTGTCTCAAGGCATTGTTTATACACACTGGCAGGGGTCATGTGGCATGGCTTTAATGTGTCTTTATGTCAGACTGTTTTCAATAAAAGTCCCTGTTCTCTCCAGCTCAGCTTTGCCTCAAGGGTGTGTTCACTACCACACGATGATCAATCCCCTCCATATACACCCCGtgcttttaactattttaagCTTTTCAAACTGAGTCAATGTTGACTGTTTTCTGTCATGTGAGCCTCTGCAGGTCATGACACATTAATTCACGGATTCAAAGCTGATAAATTTACTGATGACCTCAAATGTTATGAATGGTACAACACTAATTTGGAGGCTGGTAGAAATTCGATCATTTAACTCCTGAACccatccataaaaaaaaaactaaacaactgCAACACAAACCTAGATGAAATGAGGAAACTGAATCCTTACCACATAAAATAGGCGTCCAGTGCCTTGGGAAACTGCAATTCATTTTCAACGTCAAGGACagtgaaaaaacacaaatttagaaAGGCCAGGACTAGAGATGTTTGTACCTGCCTGTGATCATTTCAAAtgaatttgtttttcaaaattacAATACTGGATAAAATgaaagggttgcatcaggaaagacatccggcataaaacctgtgccaagttgttgtgcggaccaATTGACGAGACCAGCCGAgaaactaacaacaacaacaataacattaCCATCTTATTGTGGTCCCTTGACTGATATCACAACTATTCCAAGACAGACAGTTTAATTttcataatacatttttattttagcatgAAGACAAACTGCCCCTTCTAAGGTCTGTGGCAGCTCACTGACCATGTGTTTCCTGTCCAAACATGTCCCCTCCccaatcatttccacaacactcCCCCACTTAGAGATTGCCTTGTCAAGTATTGTGACCCCCCCAATATACTTCCCCCcttatcgctctctctctctcacacactttttctATGTTCCCTGGTCATGCTTCTTGCCAGCTTAGGCTGTAATAAGTCTCACTCTCAGTGGGGGGATGTGGACGCCCACTGGGCCGCCTCTGACATTCCCCACATAGCTCAGCTGTCCTCGAGACTCCTGCTGCCTAATACAAGCGATGAAGGATACGTAGCCCTGGCTCATCTAATGAACgtatgtgttttttgtgtgtgcaaagTAAACAAGACTTCAGAAACGGCAATCAGATGAATATCATTTTCTTGGCTTTGGCACTGACGCATCTGGAAATGATTAGCTGATTACACATGATTAACAAAATTGAACCTCCCTTGATGTAGATCCCCCATGGTGATTCTTTAAAGACATGCTGGGTTGAAAGAGCTCGCTCAAACAAAACTTGCTGAAAGCATGTTGGTAATGCTAGAAGCCTTTGAGAGTTGGACTTGCTGACTGAAAGCACTCAGAGAAGCATCACACAGTGCTGCTGACAGAAAGATCCCCACATTAGACCCTTTCTCTTTATGTTTCCTTTACGAAAACCACCTCTAACCAAGATATCACCAAGATGATCAAAACATTAATGGAATGATCAGAATACCTTCGGACGTGACCAGATTTAAGCATTTTGGCATGAAAACAATTATCATTTTAAAGATTGAGATGTGCCAAGCTTACCTTTTAATAATGAATCCTCTTATCCTTAACTTATCTTCAGTTGCTCACTTTGGAACGTTTCCAgtcaataaataaagaattgaaAATCCCTCTC
The sequence above is drawn from the Clarias gariepinus isolate MV-2021 ecotype Netherlands chromosome 17, CGAR_prim_01v2, whole genome shotgun sequence genome and encodes:
- the LOC128505671 gene encoding A-kinase anchor protein 2 isoform X4, which gives rise to MRRTCSQHIVSLDLSKRPKLMAEAELHKERLQALAEKRKRQTEIEDKRRQLDDLVLQLQHLKSKAMRERWLLQGTPSGPDEEDEGRRKQVEQDELHAKKLEDSIQRLESEISQLENEESQISAKEQVLRERLRETESSIEDLQKSLQNQDGDAVNNTCSQIPKLSGLYSQTLSSASGDRSHARKAALYAMEISVEKDHKTGDTKILSTSRISPEDAYQRGVKVYDDGRKVIYEVHSGSSTTVENGVQPWSSDEVEELIQRVGQARHRPDSTRVTIAPGEHGTREQSIMPSALETVQDQQSQEGELKIEQRLQGHREDSQARQSFEGEVIGAPEATAEKPITMIFMGYNSVDDDEETKKLLGFDGTIKAEIVLIDEDDEKSLREKTVTDVSTVDGNAADLVSGRPVSEATELSSEGQDESSSKEPPPTGSEKARCVLLTAKNGLFPGASPRSSYASLTSCSLTEHDSELKTRRTSEKSLKSVSFFDPVSVISEGEIDMEVEVQSKSQLNHATNGENGVKHKEEVLDEGEVAQEIRYLDEVIEANCCDTGAEMTSNGTCSPVLQAIYVDGNGPSVHVPDTSSSVSHEVFVEGKQQTIYVEDNLNSSKPNGHAGIITDDYNRSPNNERIKNEARFELRPFYEEKKPAKLFDPPTEKEIRVKKVRPSEEIAELERERLELIRDQAVKKNTGIAAKWWNPPQEKTLEEELEPDKLESLRKYEERKQRKPETNRVPQQSPKQTVSFAQPEMGNKEDIVVQGIDFAAARKQFLQMEHTKQPPATKRSVSPQIYSAKPFFRTSDIGSSITVTSHGRVTVDDGSDISHVKIERVFCSSEDSPIQSRDSMSNTEVKNDDFTCARAVMTILKDEDTEMHQRSINSSFHPEEIDSGLDDLSLRSQDTTMFETLSNDLSMDNISDSGASNEIMSAFLENSLGDCSFPSTPVATTPINGKLEGSTKSPSCSYQTDSLTEEELEYHAGILVQNAIQQAIAHQTNKWEPLQAVQQSSPISGRLEETSEPLPAAPEEKCPYMPLDTELSPVEEKKTTTPSITVQVPTAQATSLITVNAYRPPSPSPPPSEKPEFSYFSKYSEAAELRSTASVTSAQGAEVTSGPFKLRSRKQRTLSMIEEEIRAAQEREEELRKQRQTQSLRPSINPIHKQKTNSLPAKLVLGGKTAPGSRGYASYPQEK
- the LOC128505671 gene encoding A-kinase anchor protein 2 isoform X2, with product MGTPMRRKAPASEMAEAELHKERLQALAEKRKRQTEIEDKRRQLDDLVLQLQHLKSKAMRERWLLQGTPSGPDEEDEGRRKQVEQDELHAKKLEDSIQRLESEISQLENEESQISAKEQVLRERLRETESSIEDLQKSLQNQDGDAVNNTCSQIPKLSGLYSQTLSSASGDRSHARKAALYAMEISVEKDHKTGDTKILSTSRISPEDAYQRGVKVYDDGRKVIYEVHSGSSTTVENGVQPWSSDEVEELIQRVGQARHRPDSTRVTIAPGEHGTREQSIMPSALETVQDQQSQEGELKIEQRLQGHREDSQARQSFEGEVIGAPEATAEKPITMIFMGYNSVDDDEETKKLLGFDGTIKAEIVLIDEDDEKSLREKTVTDVSTVDGNAADLVSGRPVSEATELSSEGQDESSSKEPPPTGSEKARCVLLTAKNGLFPGASPRSSYASLTSCSLTEHDSELKTRRTSEKSLKSVSFFDPVSVISEGEIDMEVEVQSKSQLNHATNGENGVKHKEEVLDEGEVAQEIRYLDEVIEANCCDTGAEMTSNGTCSPVLQAIYVDGNGPSVHVPDTSSSVSHEVFVEGKQQTIYVEDNLNSSKPNGHAGIITDDYNRSPNNERIKNEARFELRPFYEEKKPAKLFDPPTEKEIRVKKVRPSEEIAELERERLELIRDQAVKKNTGIAAKWWNPPQEKTLEEELEPDKLESLRKYEERKQRKPETNRVPQQSPKQTVSFAQPEMGNKEDIVVQGIDFAAARKQFLQMEHTKQPPATKRSVSPQIYSAKPFFRTSDIGSSITVTSHGRVTVDDGSDISHVKIERVFCSSEDSPIQSRDSMSNTEVKNDDFTCARAVMTILKDEDTEMHQRSINSSFHPEEIDSGLDDLSLRSQDTTMFETLSNDLSMDNISDSGASNEIMSAFLENSLGDCSFPSTPVATTPINGKLEGSTKSPSCSYQTDSLTEEELEYHAGILVQNAIQQAIAHQTNKWEPLQAVQQSSPISGRLEETSEPLPAAPEEKCPYMPLDTELSPVEEKKTTTPSITVQVPTAQATSLITVNAYRPPSPSPPPSEKPEFSYFSKYSEAAELRSTASVTSAQGAEVTSGPFKLRSRKQRTLSMIEEEIRAAQEREEELRKQRQTQSLRPSINPIHKQKTNSLPAKLVLGGKTAPGKIEKIRVAPPVSPASSDGALPSPLSDLGSDDSGGSQRTKNFMQTLMDDFETHKVRRREKAEDNSVLEATRVTRRKSNMALRWEAGIYANQEEAGEEEEEEEEE
- the LOC128505671 gene encoding A-kinase anchor protein 2 isoform X3, producing MAEAELHKERLQALAEKRKRQTEIEDKRRQLDDLVLQLQHLKSKAMRERWLLQGTPSGPDEEDEGRRKQVEQDELHAKKLEDSIQRLESEISQLENEESQISAKEQVLRERLRETESSIEDLQKSLQNQDGDAVNNTCSQIPKLSGLYSQTLSSASGDRSHARKAALYAMEISVEKDHKTGDTKILSTSRISPEDAYQRGVKVYDDGRKVIYEVHSGSSTTVENGVQPWSSDEVEELIQRVGQARHRPDSTRVTIAPGEHGTREQSIMPSALETVQDQQSQEGELKIEQRLQGHREDSQARQSFEGEVIGAPEATAEKPITMIFMGYNSVDDDEETKKLLGFDGTIKAEIVLIDEDDEKSLREKTVTDVSTVDGNAADLVSGRPVSEATELSSEGQDESSSKEPPPTGSEKARCVLLTAKNGLFPGASPRSSYASLTSCSLTEHDSELKTRRTSEKSLKSVSFFDPVSVISEGEIDMEVEVQSKSQLNHATNGENGVKHKEEVLDEGEVAQEIRYLDEVIEANCCDTGAEMTSNGTCSPVLQAIYVDGNGPSVHVPDTSSSVSHEVFVEGKQQTIYVEDNLNSSKPNGHAGIITDDYNRSPNNERIKNEARFELRPFYEEKKPAKLFDPPTEKEIRVKKVRPSEEIAELERERLELIRDQAVKKNTGIAAKWWNPPQEKTLEEELEPDKLESLRKYEERKQRKPETNRVPQQSPKQTVSFAQPEMGNKEDIVVQGIDFAAARKQFLQMEHTKQPPATKRSVSPQIYSAKPFFRTSDIGSSITVTSHGRVTVDDGSDISHVKIERVFCSSEDSPIQSRDSMSNTEVKNDDFTCARAVMTILKDEDTEMHQRSINSSFHPEEIDSGLDDLSLRSQDTTMFETLSNDLSMDNISDSGASNEIMSAFLENSLGDCSFPSTPVATTPINGKLEGSTKSPSCSYQTDSLTEEELEYHAGILVQNAIQQAIAHQTNKWEPLQAVQQSSPISGRLEETSEPLPAAPEEKCPYMPLDTELSPVEEKKTTTPSITVQVPTAQATSLITVNAYRPPSPSPPPSEKPEFSYFSKYSEAAELRSTASVTSAQGAEVTSGPFKLRSRKQRTLSMIEEEIRAAQEREEELRKQRQTQSLRPSINPIHKQKTNSLPAKLVLGGKTAPGKIEKIRVAPPVSPASSDGALPSPLSDLGSDDSGGSQRTKNFMQTLMDDFETHKVRRREKAEDNSVLEATRVTRRKSNMALRWEAGIYANQEEAGEEEEEEEEE
- the LOC128505671 gene encoding A-kinase anchor protein 2 isoform X1, with the translated sequence MRRTCSQHIVSLDLSKRPKLMAEAELHKERLQALAEKRKRQTEIEDKRRQLDDLVLQLQHLKSKAMRERWLLQGTPSGPDEEDEGRRKQVEQDELHAKKLEDSIQRLESEISQLENEESQISAKEQVLRERLRETESSIEDLQKSLQNQDGDAVNNTCSQIPKLSGLYSQTLSSASGDRSHARKAALYAMEISVEKDHKTGDTKILSTSRISPEDAYQRGVKVYDDGRKVIYEVHSGSSTTVENGVQPWSSDEVEELIQRVGQARHRPDSTRVTIAPGEHGTREQSIMPSALETVQDQQSQEGELKIEQRLQGHREDSQARQSFEGEVIGAPEATAEKPITMIFMGYNSVDDDEETKKLLGFDGTIKAEIVLIDEDDEKSLREKTVTDVSTVDGNAADLVSGRPVSEATELSSEGQDESSSKEPPPTGSEKARCVLLTAKNGLFPGASPRSSYASLTSCSLTEHDSELKTRRTSEKSLKSVSFFDPVSVISEGEIDMEVEVQSKSQLNHATNGENGVKHKEEVLDEGEVAQEIRYLDEVIEANCCDTGAEMTSNGTCSPVLQAIYVDGNGPSVHVPDTSSSVSHEVFVEGKQQTIYVEDNLNSSKPNGHAGIITDDYNRSPNNERIKNEARFELRPFYEEKKPAKLFDPPTEKEIRVKKVRPSEEIAELERERLELIRDQAVKKNTGIAAKWWNPPQEKTLEEELEPDKLESLRKYEERKQRKPETNRVPQQSPKQTVSFAQPEMGNKEDIVVQGIDFAAARKQFLQMEHTKQPPATKRSVSPQIYSAKPFFRTSDIGSSITVTSHGRVTVDDGSDISHVKIERVFCSSEDSPIQSRDSMSNTEVKNDDFTCARAVMTILKDEDTEMHQRSINSSFHPEEIDSGLDDLSLRSQDTTMFETLSNDLSMDNISDSGASNEIMSAFLENSLGDCSFPSTPVATTPINGKLEGSTKSPSCSYQTDSLTEEELEYHAGILVQNAIQQAIAHQTNKWEPLQAVQQSSPISGRLEETSEPLPAAPEEKCPYMPLDTELSPVEEKKTTTPSITVQVPTAQATSLITVNAYRPPSPSPPPSEKPEFSYFSKYSEAAELRSTASVTSAQGAEVTSGPFKLRSRKQRTLSMIEEEIRAAQEREEELRKQRQTQSLRPSINPIHKQKTNSLPAKLVLGGKTAPGKIEKIRVAPPVSPASSDGALPSPLSDLGSDDSGGSQRTKNFMQTLMDDFETHKVRRREKAEDNSVLEATRVTRRKSNMALRWEAGIYANQEEAGEEEEEEEEE